The sequence below is a genomic window from Synechococcales cyanobacterium T60_A2020_003.
ATTTCTGATCTTTAGCGGTGCGCTGTGTGCGCTGGTATACGGCAATGAGGATATTGTGCAGGTGATGGCGCAGCAGGGAATGTTATTTGCCGCGCTGATCCTGTTTTTCCTGAAATATGTGGACAACTCAGGACAATACGATCTACGCCTTTTCCGTCGCGGGTGCCCACATGTTCCGCACCACCAAACGTACGCTCTTTGTGCTGGGCGGGGCAACCTTTGCGCTGATTTTGGCCTGGGGTGGCATTTACGAAGCGCTTGTGCCGTTTCTGATCCTGCTGGGTACGTTTATTCCGCCGATCGGGGGCATCGTGATGGCCGACTATTGGCTCTATCGTCGGCAGGGGTTTCCATCGTTGGATCAGCCCCAGCCAGCGTTTAACTGGGCAGGGATGGTGGCCTACGTGGCGGCCAGTGCGATCGCCTATTTTTCGACGGGTATTAAACCCATCAACGGTATTATTGCCGCTGCGTTGATCTATTGGGCGTTGAGCCAGTTTCTGAATCGCCAACGATCTACGATCGAGTCCTAGTTTCTATCGAGGAATAGTATTGTCGGAGTTACCTGAACTTTCTAATTCCCTGAACAGCCTCGATCCTGACTTGCTGGAACAGTGGGCGATCGCCGCTAGTCAGCACATGGATCAAGGACGGTTGCCGAGGTATATTCCCAAGCTGGCCATCGCCTGTCCGACTTGGTTCGCCGCACAAATTAGTACGGTGGATGATAGGGTCTACGAAGTGGGCGATCGCACCCTGCGGTTTCCTTTGATGAGCGTAATCAAGCCGTTTCTGTTTCTCTCTATTTTGGAACAGTACGGCACCGAACAGACCTTGACCCATGTAGGTATTGATCCCTCGGATCAGCCGTTTAATTCCCTAGACCAACTCCAGCAGGATCAGGGATTTCCGCGTAATCCCATGATTAACAGTGGTGCGATCGCTCTTTCTGCATTACTGCCAGGAGAGACACCCGCGATCGCCTGTCAACGGTTTCAACAGTGGCTCAAGGATCAGGCTGGATGTCATCTCGACCTAGATCTTTCGATGCTGGAGTCGGTGCGATCGGTGCCGAATGAACGAAATTGGGCGATCGCTCAAGCACTCTGCCAATCGGGACACTTGGCAGGTTCCGTAGATGATGCCCTAGATATCTATGAACGGGTTTGCTGTCTATCGGGAACGGTGGCTGATCTGGCTCAGTTGGGAGTATTGCTCCTTCGCTCTAGCGACCTGATTCAGACCCCGCATCGACGGATGGTGCAAGCGGTAATGCTGACCTGTGGCCTATACGAACAGTCCTGTCGGTTTGCGGTCGAGGTAGGCTTGCCCACAAAATCGGGCGTGAGCGGTTGTATGTTGACCTTGGTTCCCGGCAAAGGGGCGATCGCCTGCTATAGTCCACCCTTAGACGCGATCGGCAACTCAGTAGCCGGACTGGACTTCATTCGGCGGGTGGTGCGTCACTGCGATCTGAGTCTATTTGCGTAACGATTACGCCATAATTTTCATTGCCATCGAGAGTATCGCTTAATCTAGAAATACTGAAAATCGCAACAGCACGGCAATCCCTAACGCATGGTTATTCGACATGATAGGACTGCAATACTGGCGATCGCCCAACCTCAACGACTTTAGAACCAGGACATACAGGAATGTTTGCAGAGACTTCGGAACGGATCATGCATCGAGTTCGGTGGGGAATCATTGGCGCGTGGTTACTGCTGATTGTGTCTCTTTTCTATGATCCCGTTTCACTATGGCTGACGCAACCGAATAGTCCGTTGGCGCTATTTCGCACCTATCCCGATGTCTGCATTTAGGTTCAGGATTATTGTTTGTACGAAGCACCCTACGCCGGTTACTTTATCTATTACTACCTCTACGCGGGCAACTGGAACTACTATTTTTCGGGGATTTGGACGCATCAAGGCAGTCAACTCGCTACCCTCTTGAGTCCAGGCTTCTATCTCTTTGGAACGGCGATCGCCGTTCTGAAACTGATCGCAGCTCCGCTAACCTTGGGCATTGGTACGATCGCTGGCTACAAAATCGGTTGTCTGCTCGAAAAGCGGTATATCGAAGTTCTAGCCTCTATTCCCGTGAAAGTTTAGCGGTACGTCTGCGAAAACAACTCAGCCAACTTCAGCTTGATGTGGGTCAGTTTTTAGAGGGGCGATCGCTCGACAGTTTGACACCCGATGAGGTCTATGTTCTTGCTAAGATCCTGCCGGACTTCACCAAAGGCAAACGACTACATGCCTACAAACAGGTGCTCCGGGAAGCCCTAGACGAAGGGGCTGTTAATTCGTCATCTAGCTTAGACGTTTTGCAAAATCTGCGTCGAGAGCTGGATATCAACGACACGGATTACCACGGGATTTTGACTGAGTTAGGTGTGGAAAACCCGGATCTCCTGAACCCGGAAAAGCAGCGAAGCCGCGAAGATTGGCTGCGGCTCAAGAGCTACCGCGATCGCTTAGCGGCTCACCCCTACCTCTGGAACCGTCGCAAAGCAAAGGGACTGGGGCTAGAAATTCTAGAGGTTTTGCAGGGCGATCGCCCCATTGATCACGCCATAAAAATAGGTGGAGCGTTGCGGCCCCACCTATCCTTGGAACCAATCAAACAAATTTACGCTTTGACTGCTTCTAGTAGTCGCGAAAAGTAGAAGCGGGTTTTGGTCATTTCACTACGTTCAATCTTCCACCCATTCTTCTGGAGGATAGCGACAATGTCGGCCTCTCGGTGCAGATAGGCGCGGGTCGTCTTACTAGGGCCAGGGAAAAACTCACCAATCTTTTTCAACAGACTGTAAGCATAGGTCTTA
It includes:
- a CDS encoding glutaminase, coding for MDQGRLPRYIPKLAIACPTWFAAQISTVDDRVYEVGDRTLRFPLMSVIKPFLFLSILEQYGTEQTLTHVGIDPSDQPFNSLDQLQQDQGFPRNPMINSGAIALSALLPGETPAIACQRFQQWLKDQAGCHLDLDLSMLESVRSVPNERNWAIAQALCQSGHLAGSVDDALDIYERVCCLSGTVADLAQLGVLLLRSSDLIQTPHRRMVQAVMLTCGLYEQSCRFAVEVGLPTKSGVSGCMLTLVPGKGAIACYSPPLDAIGNSVAGLDFIRRVVRHCDLSLFA